CAACGGGCAGGGGGAAGCTGTGCACGAGGTGCTCTGGGTATCGGGACATGAGTCTGGCACCAGCGCTGCTACCTCCCCATCCCGCTCACTCCCGGCGCGCTCTAGACATTCAAGTCTGAACAAATAGCGAGCCGCCCAGGCCCTTCCTCCCAATTACAAGGAGGGAAAGCAAAGGAGCGGGAACCCGCCCGGCGCTTTGGTAGGCAAAGCGCTCGGTGCCTGAGGCCCTGGCACCACGCCATCGTGGCTGACGGTGTCGCAATGGGTGGGCAGCCGCGAGCCGGCTACACCCTGCGGGATTCACAGCGAGCTCCTGGATCGGCAAGAAACGTTCACCGGCTCCACCCGGCCTCTGCGCTGCCAGGGCGCGTCTGGCTGGCTCCGGCTGGGCTCGGGCCGCGGGCAGGAGTGTTGCCGacagagctgtgctggctgggAGCGGGCAAAGCTTGGCCTGAGTGCCAGGGAGGTGCCGATGGGCACATCTCGGTGAGCGTGGCCACGCAAGGCGGTGCGGGGGGGTCATGCTTCCCACCGTGGCGTGGGCTTGCATCCCAGTGGGAACCGACCCAGGGGGACGGATGCCGGGTTGGGATGGGGTCTCTTGGCACCGACCAAGCTGCACAGCGGTCAGGAGATGGATGCGGCACAGAGAGATGGGAGATTTTCACTCCAGCCCTGATGCCTGGGCGCTTTGGACCCAGCCACCTCAATTTTGCAGCATCCCTGTGATTCCCAAGGGGATGAGCACCCACCAGGGATCCCCACAGCCATCCCCCATGCCTGTCTCACATGTCCCTTGCTCTCCCAcccccatccatccatcccgTCCCCCCTGGCCTGTATCGCTTTCCACTGTGTTAGCCTCGCTTGATTTAACCAGCAAACAGTCCCAGATTTAATTCCCCAGCACCAGGCAGAGCGGGTGCATGGGAAGGAATGCTGCTCCCCACCGTTGCTGCTGGCTTCCTGGGATGGTTGAGCTGAGTGGGGCCCATGGCAGATGGAGGGGGCATCTCGgtctgtcccccagcccctcctcgCCCAGCCTTCCCCTTCGGGTCCCAGTTTTCCCCATGGCCGAATCCCTCCCGGCTCAGACATGACCCTGTGTTGCTGGAGGAGATAAACTGGGGAGGGTCCCGTCACCTTTGTGGCTGTCTGGCATCACCCACTCCTACAGATCACAGGGAtgggcagtgcaggcagggatgggctACTGGCCCTTTTGGTTCCCCTTGGCTTCATGCGTAGTTCTGGTAGGGTTTTCCGGAGGCCTCCAGGGCTGGTGAAACCCTGTCCTGGCCAAAACATCCCTGCCGGATCCCTGCTTCTCTGGCGGGGCCGGCCAAGGTGCTTGGTGCCCTTTCTGGCTGTCCCCACCAGCCAGTCTCCCATAGGGAGGGACCAGTGCACAGGGAGCTGCATCCCCATCACCCGCAGGGACCGGGcacgaggaagaggaggaggatggcagCAATGGCAGCGGTCGGCAGCCCATGGCTGGTGAGGGGTTAATGCAATCGTCTGTGCAGCCATGGCAGCCCTCCTGGGAGCGAGCACGGCAAGACtgggttttcattttaagtgaCCCTAACACGGTGAAATGCATTGGGCCAGGCGCGCCAGAGGCGAGGAGAGCACAGGCAAGATGGATGCCAGGCACCGGCGGGAGGTAGGAGAACCCCCGAACGATCCGGCATGGACACTTTGGAAAAGGCACCGTGAGCCCTTCCCTCGCAGGGGCCCGGGGATCCCAGCACCCCTCAGAGACCTCCTCACTCCTGGATGCCCACCGCGATGGCACCAGAGTGGGCATGGGGCACAGCTGATGCCCCCAACACTCAGCTTTCCCCCCATAGCTCCCACCCACATGCTGGGATGTCCTTTTGCAGATGTTTGGGGCAGGACATGGCTCTGCTTGGGGTCACCGTGTTGGCCTCACGCTCCCGAGGCTGCTCAGTGCCTccacctctgcctgcaggcagggcttACTGCAGGCAGGATTCAGTGCAGGCAGGGAATGAGTCTCGTTTTCCATTTTCACCAATTTCACCAAATTAAGGTTGGGGTTTTGCCCTATTTGCTCGGGTTGGTGCCCCTGCGCCAGCCCCACCTTTGCTGCTGGCTCCAAAGAGGATTTAGGTGGCGAGGGAAAACCCCAAAGGGCTTTGAGGATTAGGGCTGGGCTTGGGGGATGAAGCCGACGATATCCCAGCCCAAATCCCAGCCATGCTCCTCGCAGTGGCCATAAGAGCTCCACGGTCAGGAGCCAGGTCCAGTGCCCAGATCTCCTCCAGCACCCAGCATGGCCAGCCCCAGGATGGCCATATCCAGCCCCGGGATGGCCATATCCAGCCCCAGGATGGCCATATCCAGCCCTGGGATCGCCAGATCCAGCCCTGGGATGGCCGTATCCAGGCCAGGACAGTTGTATTGAGTCCTGGGATGGGCTGTATCCAGCCCTGGGATACAGGAGGGGATCAAGCTGGGGACAGGGGATGCCACTGTCCCGGAACACAGCATGCCTGGGGACCAGCCTggccccccccggggaccccccctctgcccctctcctggATGTTTCCAGGGCTGTGACTTTCCAATGTGACCTTCATCCCCTTgtcatcctcccccccccagcccggtTAGGGTTTCTGTTTGAAACCTTTTAAATCCCACGGTCCCAGGACACCAAAGGATGGGAATCAGTGGGgccaggaagggaaaggggaaaaacacTGTAAGCATCGGCAGATACTCCGAGCCTGGGATGGGGTTCCCCGCTGGGGTATGGGTTGGATCCTGCGGCACAGAGTGGGGCTCCTGGCGCCGGGAAATGAGGAGGTGACGTGCCACCAAGGGTGGCTGTGGTGATGCTCCTTCCCCATCTTTGTGTGGCAGcctctgtcccctgccccataCCTGGGATGAGCCCCAGGATCtggccccccccgcccagtcCTGCTGGGGTGTTGTCCCCCCCGGCTCCTGGCTGTTCCGATGCTCCCTAATCCGCTTGTTTTAATAgcattaaatgcttttaaacaaacaggCCCTTCACCTCTGCCTGCCCAGGGGACGATGCCCCGGTAgggctcggggcgggggggggggggggcgcacgGCTAAGGAGATTGGAGCGGGATTTGGGAGAGATAAAGGGGCAGGAACCCAGCCAAATCCCAGCCCTGACAGCCAGCCTTGCAGGATCAGCCCCAAACCCTTCCCTGTACCCCCCCCGCTGTACCCCTCCCCCCATCCTGGGGGGACCCAGGGGCCctggctccctgcccacccccagaGCAGGGCACCGGGGACCCCAATTTGGACACCCCCCCGCCTCCACATCTGTGGTCCCCACTTGGCTCCTCTCCCCCCAATCCGTGGGGGACCTTCATCCAGAGACAGGGCACCCCAGGAAAACACCCCTGGGGTTCAACAGCTCCCGTGGGACTCACGGGGACCCTGGACCCCCACCCTGCACCAGAGACCTGAAAGAGGTGTCGAGGCCCTAGCTAATGAGAAATGAAGAACAAACAAGAGGAAAGCAaattaagagaggaaaaaaaatgggcaTGAAGCTTTTCCATCGCTGCCTGAGCCCTCGGTGGGGGTTGGCAGCCTCCTGCCCTTTGGATCTGCTACTCTCGGAGCCCTGTTTGCCTTCCTGCTCCAATCCAAATATTCCAAATTGCCCTATTTGTATTTACATGGCTGGGACACAGGGCCAGGGAAGCACCGCGGCCGCTCGGgcaagggagaggagggagcggGGGTTGGCGACAAAGCCGCCATTGCCTAGTCCCATTGCtcccatctctttttttttttcctggttttttttttttttgctgaatcTGGAATCACACTCAgataaaatgggggggggggggggggggggcatccaCCACCAGGCACCTGCAGCCAAAGGGGCACAAAGCAATCGGGGTTTTCAgccactgctgagcagggacccccaaacctccccccTGCACCCCGACCCTCcactcccccctctctttcccagcCATTTCTcgctccctctcctccctgccagggTGTAAGCAGATTTACACTTAACCCATCCCCTCCCTTTATATATCCAGGTGATGCTCCCTAAGACCCTCAGAGGGTTTCTcctgcccagcagctcctgcctgggaAGACCCCACCACGGCGGGGCCACAGGTgagtggggcaggaggggggacATCCCACGGGAAGCAGTCAGGGCCagcaggttttggttttctggCAATGCCGAACCCCCCCTGCAAGTGAGGACACAGCCGTCGCCGTGAGCTGTGGCAGCACGGCCTGCTCCAGCCACGTCGGGGAGGTCACATACCACTGCAGCATCCTCCTCCGGTGGTGGGTGCATCCCCCAAGTGATGGGTGCATCCCCTCCAATGCAGGGTGTGTCCCAGGTGCTAGGTGCTCATCACAGggctcctctgctttctgctcGCAGGCTGGAGGATGCAGTGTGGCTGTCTGTCCCAAGGGCTGCCTGTCCTGTCTGACTCCTCCTGGGTATCAGGTGAGCACCCAGCAAGCGGGATGAAGctttggggagggaaagggtaaAGAGCCCACCCTCAGcccccctgctttcccccctgcctgcacccagagTTGGTCCCTCTCTGCAGACCCACAGCCATGCCGGGATGGGGCACAGATCTTGTCACCATCTCCCCACCCGGGAGctaaaaagcagctgctttgggggggggggggtagcaGTGACCTTGGGGTGATGTCCCCCAGTACCCCCGAAAGCCCTAAGCGTGCCCCACTCACTCCACAGGGCTGGCCTTCCCCGACTGGGCGTACAAAGCGGAGTCCAGCCCCGGCTCCCGGCAAATCCAGTTATGGCATTTCatcctggagctgctgcagcaggaagaGTTTCGCCATGTCATCGCCTGGCAGCAGGGCGAGTATGGGGAGTTTGTCATCAAGGACCCCGAGGAGGTGGCCCGGTTGTGGGGTCAGAGGAAATGCAAACCCCAGATGAACTATGACAAGCTGAGCCGGGCGCTCAGGTGCCACAGGGGATGGGGGGCATGGGGCGGAGGGGGCACAGCCCTCGATGTCCCTGAGGGACCCCACGGGGTGGCATCTGCCATCCCAGGGGGACCCCTCGGCTCGCCTAGTTTCTAGCCCTTGGCGGGGGTGTCCGACTGTCTGCCCACCCGTTTAACAcccccaccttccccccagGTACTACTACAACAAGCACATCCTGCACAAGACCAAGGGCAAACGCTTCACCTACAAGTTCAACTTCAGCAAACTCATCTTCCTCAACTGCCCGCTGTGGGACGCCCActgcccatccctgctgccaggCGCCGGCAGCCTGTGCCGCCCCCTCGCCATGCCCCCCAGCATGCTGAGCCAGGTAGGGGTTCCGGGGGACCCAGGCCTGGCCGGGGGACATCCCTGGGGACAAGCTGCCCTTTCCCCACACTGCCACGTCCCCTTTCATCCCCCCAGTTGGTGCCAAGCATGCTGCTGAGCCGGCGGGTGCTGGCAGAGCCACTGGTCTGGCACTGGGGACCCCGGCACCCCGACATGCTGGAGAAGAGGACGACCACCGCTGGGACCTGTAAGTGTGAGGCCAGCAAGGCTGGTGGGCATGACAAatgcccagcacccagcacgCTGCTGCCTGCACGGGCAGGGGATGCATCGGGTACAGGCAGGGCtcgctgcctgcaggcagggcatGGGGTTGCAGGGTGGTGGAGAGCAGTGGGTGCCAGTTTTTTTGTGGGTGCAGGGTACGGTGGGGCTCAGGCAGGCAGGGACATGGCTGTTGCTGGTCCCACAGCAGCACCCAGTGGCTGTGGCTGGGAGAGAGGACGGGGCACCCACCCGAAGGGTGCTGAGACCAAGGGAGAAGGGACCTGCCAgagcaccccagggtgctgccCGCACCCCTTGGCATGACCCCAGCTCGGCTGTGCTATACGGTGCTGCTGCCGGTCACAATCGTGGCGTTCTCCGTCTCTTGCTGCCTGCAGGCCTTGGCTCCGTGTCCCTTCCATGCCTGGGGGGCTCCTGTTGCCATCTGGGGGTTCTGGAGGAGCTTTCCCACCTGGCTGATTTCCCCCCACCGCTGCTGGCCCTGGGCCACCCAGCACCTGCCTGGGCCACCTTCCCTGGCCACCTCCTGGCCCCCACCAGCGActccccgctgctgctgcccccaAAGCCAGGAGTCCCCAGTCACGTGGAGCTCCCCACATCAG
This genomic window from Haliaeetus albicilla chromosome 10, bHalAlb1.1, whole genome shotgun sequence contains:
- the LOC138687411 gene encoding ETS translocation variant 3-like protein, producing the protein MQCGCLSQGLPVLSDSSWVSGLAFPDWAYKAESSPGSRQIQLWHFILELLQQEEFRHVIAWQQGEYGEFVIKDPEEVARLWGQRKCKPQMNYDKLSRALRYYYNKHILHKTKGKRFTYKFNFSKLIFLNCPLWDAHCPSLLPGAGSLCRPLAMPPSMLSQLVPSMLLSRRVLAEPLVWHWGPRHPDMLEKRTTTAGTCKCEASKAGGHDKCPAPSTLLPARAGDASGTGRARCLQAGHGVAGWWRAVGASFFVGAGYGGAQAGRDMAVAGPTAAPSGCGWERGRGTHPKGAETKGEGTCQSTPGCCPHPLA